CATCAGCGAACAGGTTCGCCTTATATTCTCTGCCTCCCACTCGCACTCCATGGATCGATGGGTGCTGTCTTATGGCTGCCGCCAAGGGTTCCAAGGCCATGACGTATAATAGTGGAGATAATGGGCATCCTTGGCGGGAGCCATTGGATATTTTGAAGGTGTCTGATACGAACCCTGCATTGAGGACCCGGGCTGAGGGATTATGGTATAAGGCTCTGACCGCCGAGATGAAGCTCTCTGGAGTCCCGAACTTAGTGAGGACCGCTTCCAGGAACTCCCATCCCAgccggtcaaaggctttttcggcgTCTAGCGCTACCGCCACTGCTTCCTTTCCTATGCGCTGTGCACTATAGATAACATCTAGCACTTTCCTGGTGTTGTCCCCCCCTTGTCGACCTTTTATGAAGCCCACCTGATCCGTGTGGATCACTTGTGGTAGTAGTCGTCCTAACCGTTGGGCGTAGATTTTGGCATAAAGTTTAGCATCTGTGTTCAGTAGGGAGATGGGCCGGAAATTTTGAGGGCATGTGGGGGTTTTCCCTGGTTTCGGGAGTGTGATGATATGTGCTAACAATGTTTCTGTGGGCAGTTGTTGTCGTTTTGTGGCCTCATTGAATGCCCTTGTGAGGTACGGTGTAATTGTGGACTGAAAGATCCTGTAATAGCAGTTGGCgaagccgtccgggcctggggccttgCCTGTCGGCAGTTGTTGGATCGCCTCCGCCACCTCCTCGTCAGTAATGTCTTTGGAGAGCGTTTGCTGTTGGCTGGGTGTGAATGTGGGTAGGTGGATCCCGTGTAGATATGTTTGCATAGCTAGTGTCTCTGGTTGGTGTGTACGACCGTCTTCTGCTAGGTTATATAGCGATGTATAGTACCTCGCAAAAACATTGCTTATGTCTTTCGGGGCTGTGACTTTGTGACCTGCCTCATTATGGAGGAATGCTATCTTTTGCTTGTTTTGGAGTGTCTTGAGGCGTTGGGCTATCAGTTTCCCCGCTTTGTTTCCCTGAGTGTAGTGAGTTGCTTTGAGTTTATGGAGGTATTGGCCTGTTTTTTCCAATGCCTGTTTGTGTATGTCCTGCGTGATTTGCATGATACGGCGTTTAGTTTCTTGGGACGGGGCTGTTTGGTTTAGGGCCGTGAGGTCCAGCAGTTCTTTTTGCCAGTTTCGTAGTTGGGTTTCTGCTCTACGTTTCAGGTATGCTGCTCTTTGGATCAGCAACCCTCTGACCACTGCCTTGTGGGCTTGCCAGACTGTATTGTGTGATATGTTATCTATAGAATTGGTCGTGAAGTAGTTTTGGAGTTCTAGTTTTATCGTGTTGCAGAACTGGGGGTTCGTGAGTATGGAGTCGTTGAGCCTCCATGGGCTCCTGTGGGTCGACTCATAGAGGTCGGTTAAGGTCACCACCACTGGGGCGTGGTCAGACCAAGTGATCTGTTCTATAGTGCAACTCCGAACCTGGGTCAGTTGTTGCCCCTTCATCAGTATCCCGTCGATCCTAGAATACGTATTGTGGACTGTGGAGAAAAACGTGTACCCTCTTTCCCCTATGTGTGTTGCCCTCCAAACATCATAATAGTGATGGTTAAGTATCAGTTTCTGGAGTGCCCTGCTTTGTCTTTTGAGAACCCGCAATCTGGGTGCCTTGGGAGAGGTCGTGGAGTCCATCAGGGGGTCCATAACTAGATTAAAGTCCCCGCATATTACAGTGGTCCCTTCTTGTATTTGCGTGATCTTTGCAATGATTTTATGTAAGAAATTTCTTTGTCCCGAGTTAGGGGCATCTACATTAACAATCGTGTAAGATACATCATTGAGTATGCCCACCACCACCACATATCTACCCTCCCTGTCTACTTCCAAGTGTTTGAGAGTGAAGGCCACATTTCTGCTAATGAGGATCGAAGCGCCCTTCGATTTGGTGGGATATGTGGCATGGTATTGATGTGGGTATTCCGTTTCAAATAGCTGTGGGTGTCTATTAGttttaaagtgagtttcttgtaGGCATACCACGTCTGGCTTAGCCTTGTTTAGGTCTCTGCGGAGTAGGCTACGTTTCGAAGGTGAGTTGAGCCCTTTAGTGTTATGGGTATATATTTTCATGGGGGTTTGCGGTGTCGGGTGTAGCTTAGTTGGTGTGTTTTTTCGTCTATGAGTGGGTTGACCACCCTACCCAGCAACATCGAACTGGGTGGTCTGCCCCTTTGGGGTGGACTGTATCTGAGTGAGTTTCGGTTGATTGTGTGCTTAGCTATATGGATATGGCAACATGGGGAATAACAGTTAAGAACAAACAGTACAAACAGCAGTACATAAACCATAGTTAAACAAAAAGCCTGGTATTCGGCTTGGCGCCAATATAAGGTGCCGTGGGGGAGGAAGCGTCTTGCTTCCATGCCTGTGTAGGGCGCTTGTGCGGCCTACCTGTTGTGGGGCTGAGCTTGATACCCCTGCGGTGTTTGCCAGTCTTATCACTGTCCCATTTCGGGGGGGGTGTCCCATCCTGGGCCCTTGTGTAGCTCTCTGGTTCCTACGTTTCTGTTGGGGTGGGAAATAAACtcatccctcccatagtctttAGCTCCGTTctggcccccccacccccccttgggGAATCCTGAGTCTCAAAGTTCATGCAGGTTACTTGCCTCCATCTATTGCTCTATTTGTTGCGTGGCATTCGCTGCCCCTGCGAGGTGGATCCGCTCCGCTCTGTCTGCTGTGGCTTGGTGCTTGGGGGTGGTATGCCCCATTCTCGGAGGGCCTTTAATCCTGCCTCCGGTGTCGTGATGACTGTCAGTTTACCCTCCCTTGGTATCAGGAGCTTGAccgggaagccccagcggtatggTTGCTTGTGTTGCCTGAGGTGTTCCGTGATGGCCGAGAAGGATTTTCTCTTCCGCAGTGTGGCGGCCGATATGTCCGCATATATCGTTGTGTTGCTGTGGGGTGCAGGGAGGACGGGGCGCTGTCTACTGGCCCGCATAATCACCTCCTTCATGTGGAAGTAGTGCATTCGCACTAGGACGTCTCTCGGTGCTTCGTTATTCAGGAATCTCGGTTTTGGGACCCTGTGGTAGCGGTCCAATAGTAGCATGTCTTGGGGGAGGTCGGGTGCCAGTGTTTTGAGTAGGCCTTGGAGGTGGGCGTGCAAGTCCGCCGGCCCGACAGTTTCAGCTATCCCCCGAATCCGGAGGTTGTTGCGCCGGGATCGGTCCTCCAGGTCAGCTAGTTTGTTTTCAAATGCCTCCATAGTGTCCCTCATTTCCTCCATCGTGGCCCTCATGTCACTCTGAGTCTCCGCCTGCTCCGCCATGTTGCCCTCCAGCTCGGAGGTTCGTGTCTCCAGTGCCCGGAGGTCCGTCGTGAGAGCTTTCAGGGTTGTCTGCATGGTGTGATGTAGCTTATCATGCATGTTATCAAACATACGTTGCAACATACCCTGGGTGACCGGTGCTTCTGGGTTGGCGGGTTCCCGCTCCTCGCTTTGCgcgccgtcggcgccatcttgctgcgCTCCGTCCGGCAGGGCCGTTGCTTTGTTTTGCGTGTTGCGAGCACCGAAAAAATTGCTCTTTTCTGCTTTTTCCGTTTGCCTCCTGCTTTTTTGCTGTGACATCTTGTCGTGGAGGTAAGTACCGTGTCTGGGTGTTCGTGTCGCTTAGTTGGTAGGCCTGGGTAGCACGGAGCTACTCGGACATGCGACTGTTTCCCTTgagctccaggccacgccccccctgcaggccttttaatgtaaacacggcggcactccagcactggcgttagttaacatggcagaaaaatattggaaagggttaggggggctactaataaggatagggggagagggggaggtagaaaattaattggaagggtttatgggggctactaatatggatgggaggaggggggaggtagaaaaattattggaaggggttaggggagtactaatatgaatggaaggggtagggtgggttctaatatgcatggaaggggttagggggtacgaatatgcatggaaggggttaggggggtactaatatgcatggaagaggtaggggtggttctaatattcatgggaggggaaagggtggttctaatcaggaggatcccggcgctgtatccgggtaagtaaaaccccttccctgtagtgaccctttaatgttattatttaatcatttatatagcgactgcaaattccgtagcgctgtacaatgggataaacaactcttagtttacggaataagaatatacctggtgagtaaaaatgctatcccccccagatttttgggggttcctacgcccatggccctgccctaggGTAGCAAATATTTGAATAAATACATCACCTGGCTTAACATAGTGGGACGTATGGTACACAAACAAGCAAAAATATAAATGGGGTGTGTAAATGGGAGGGGATAATTTAACCATATCCAAGACTGGCACTCAAAAGTTTTTTCACCCAGCTGACCCTGATCCTTGGCTCACCATGAAAGAAgattgtttaaaaacaaaattaacaaaaatataactGGATGGAAGACATAATCAATAATTAGGTGTTCTAAGTAGATCAAAGTCAAAGCTTAAGGTAAAACGCTTTTTTATTCAGTTTATGAGATGTGGAGACACTCTGGGTTACGTGTTTCTATTACAGAAACTTTTCATTTGGTTTGATAGAATTCTAAATCCGTTTCCATGACATATAGAATGTTTAGGTCAACTGCCATTATTGTCTCAGAAGCACACATTGTATTTAGTGACAGCTTCAATAGTAAGCATATTTATGTTAAAGAAACTGAAAGAAAAAATCCCTCACACTTATTGACAGTCTGCTTATAAATAATGAACAATAAAAGGAAGAATAGGAAAAGTGAGATATGGAAGCAAAGACCCAGGCCGTATTTCACTAAATGGGAGGAGCGTTGTTTGAGGAAGGCACAACAAAAAGAGGAGAAACCAGAATGGAAGGCCGAGCAGAGTAAGCAAAAACTCTGGCCCCACCTAAAGAGGTTAGCCACAGCAGTGGGGAAACTTTATGAACAAGGACTTTGTAGACAACAAGGGCTGTGTCTGTGGATCCCATTCCAGGATGCTGCTAATTCTCTCTCCAGTCTTTACAAAGAAAGTATGGATGCTCATCAACAATGCTTTGGCTTAGGATCTGAAATAGGACATCAAAGGCTCAATAAAGAACTGTTAGCCTGGGTAAATCAATGTCAACCTACTATTATGAAAGAAGATTTAATAAGAGTTCTACTTGAAAAAGTACCATCTCCAAGGAGCTCACATGATCCACCACATATGGCTGATGAATCATCCGTAGCAGCATCTCTCCACAGTTTATTAAATGGCAGAATGGCAAGCATGAGTACTCACGCAACCATCCCAGCATCTAGCAGCAGGTTGCGAAAGCGCACCTTGGCACAGTGCTGCGATCTATTTACAGATTCACCACCCTGTAAACGAAAGAGACTGATTTGACTACATTTCAACTGTTTTTAGATAATAATGATTGTTTTAAAAGATGTATGtattgatataaataaataattttaaaggatAAATCTTGTGTTTTGTTGTGTATTTTGTGAGGTAGTAAATGAGagtaaattaatttttatttcaaaGTTTGGTATTTTATAATATGGAAAacacataagaaaaaaaattaaacaacctCTCTTTTGGTCCTCATTCTGTGTAACGCAATGTGCATCCTATACAAGGCATAACATTTATACTTTATTAGTCTATTGTCATTGCAAagcaagataattttttttaaattgattgtaCATATCTGATAATTCCTTAAGATGAACCTTTTGAAATGTGAGGTCCTCGATATCACCACCCTGACAGAAGAATATGATAATCTGGAACCCAAATTCCCATTCCGCTGGTGCACAGAAAAAAATGAAGTTTCTAGGTACCTGGGTGACGGCTGACCCACTCAATCTCTACCATGCAAACTTCCTGCCTCTAGTACGCAACACCTTTGAAGACCTCAAGCAGGGGTCATACCCATATATATCCTGGTTCGGACGCATTGCAGTTCTAAAGATGAATGTTCTGCcgcaaacataaataaattatgttaaaGGACAAATCTTGTGTTTTGTTGTGTATTTTGTGAAGTAGTAAATGAGTGTgaattactttttatttcaacATTTAGTATTTTACAATAGGGAaataacataagaaaaaaaaaagaaaaaaaactctcTTTAGTCCTCATTCTGTTTGATGCAATGtgcatcctatataagggataacaGTTATACTTTATTAGTATATTGTCATTGCAAAgctagatcattttttttttaaattgacattgGATCGTACAGCTGACTGATCTCCAGTTTGCCACACTCTATGGAACTGGAAGGCACTTAGAGGCCTGAATCCTATCTCCCCTTAACCAAGTCTCCTGATACCTCTGCAACATAACAAAAACCTGGGGGGGAGGGTTACCTTCCCGTGCATGGGCCTTTATAGACAGAAACTTGTTCATCTCTATTCGCATGCAACACTTCCTGTCAATCTCACTGCCAGCCTCCTAAGGCAGGACATCCAGAGTAAAGGGTAGTGCAAGCACAGCTAATGCTttatggggacagttccctggcatCCCAGAGTGGAACACCAGGGAATAAAGTCAGGACAGTTTGGAGTCATGTAATATTTCCTGAAAACAGAATGACCATCTTCACACACCCTTGCCAAGTTTTGGAGAAAATGCAAGGCTGAGTTAATAATTATCCCACTGCAGGTTATTTTTTAATGCCAAATAGACTGATCTTCAATGAtgcattttggggcattttagtaGCTCACACATTTAAATTGttccacaaaatataaaaaaagctttttacttgattttttcCAGTACCATGTTCCACTCCCTCAGCGCTGTTCAAGGCCGGATTTAGGGCTGTGCGAGATGGACGACCGAATTTAATAAAGCCCCTCTGCAAAAAACTAcattcttatacacacactatacatggatggggGGCAGTAAGGTCGTCCCTGGCGCTGCTCATGTCCCCACCTTCCATTGCCATTGGGGACATGATGCACATGTGCATCCAAGCTTGCAtccatgcttccccataggaaagcattgtatacaatgcttttctatgagcttcCATGTCATGTGACTGAGTTTTATGCAGTGGGTgcagcagaagcacctctagtgcctgtcaggaggacagccactaaatatttatttaaccctgcagtgtaaatattacagtttctaaaaaaggtttaaactgacaagaccactgcacccagaccatgttATTGAGAGGAAatatagcccatggagcagcacagCTTAGTGGAATAGGGCCGTGTCAGAGCTAGAAGGCGGGCATTcatagttagtgtgtttggattggctagcaATCTGGGATGGGCAGTCAGATACATATAGGGCAGCCATCTTATAATTGTCCCATTCTAATGCTTTCTCACAGACCTTGTTGTTGccgcccctcccaccctccctgattTTGGTTAGGTTTGGAGTTATCCTCCATCTGGTCACAGCACCTGGATAGGTAAATTGGGGGCGTGGAATGGGTTGTTATTATGGATTGAATTAATTATGTGTCtggcaatttaaacaaaaataaaacaaagaaaagataaaacaatacaaaaagatTGGGGGCTGTGGGTGCAGCCCTACCCCAtcgttttgtattgttttatctATTTGTTGAAGGATTTGAGGGGTATCCTTCGTTTGGGTTGCTTCCCATTTACATATTGTCTGTTAATTAGCGCTGATTTCCTGTTgtattttgtaaaacaaaaagaaaagccttgctcttctgagcactaactcctCTAACTGCTTTTGGGCGGCTTACCCGCTTCCAAccatataaaatacacatttttgcacagatctttttttttttttaaatatatgtttcctttctccttcagaaCACAAAGACTCTTGTAGGGAGAAATGCAGTCTCGCACACTGCTTGTCCGTCTCCCTGTGAATACCTGACAGGGAAATTTTATTGCAGTCCTGTGCTAATCATTGCCAACAGGTGAGCAGCTATCTGTGTGATCCAGAACTCCTGGATTGGATTGCTCACCTGCTGTGCTGTATATAAACTGTGGAATGGAACAATGGCCCTCCCTtcactccaaatgctccacccccgGAATCCATATTAAATTGCAAAATTGCTCTGACTAAAACAGACAGACCTTCTTCCTGGAGCTATTGATATTCCAATACTATTGGAGAAATATACTCTCCATCTATAACAATGCCTTGCACTCTGTCACACATCCTCCCCCTCAGCTCAAACAGAGTGGGGTGAGCGACCATTGTCATAAGGGTATGTTTTCGTGAACATTTTTATAGCACATGAAGGACTCTCTTCATGCGCTGCACATTTTGAAACATCCCGAAAGATActatacagatggtatatggtatcAACCCATCTTAGATCAATTTACCCGGAAACAGAAGAGATATGCTGGAGGTGCCATTTACATAAAGGTACCATGCGGA
This region of Pelobates fuscus isolate aPelFus1 chromosome 2, aPelFus1.pri, whole genome shotgun sequence genomic DNA includes:
- the LOC134586208 gene encoding HUWE1-associated protein modifying stress responses-like, with product MNNKRKNRKSEIWKQRPRPYFTKWEERCLRKAQQKEEKPEWKAEQSKQKLWPHLKRLATAVGKLYEQGLCRQQGLCLWIPFQDAANSLSSLYKESMDAHQQCFGLGSEIGHQRLNKELLAWVNQCQPTIMKEDLIRVLLEKVPSPRSSHDPPHMADESSVAASLHSLLNGRMASMSTHATIPASSSRLRKRTLAQCCDLFTDSPPCKRKRLI